Proteins co-encoded in one Halorussus lipolyticus genomic window:
- a CDS encoding superoxide dismutase has product MATYELPELPYDYDALEPAIDQRIMELHHDKHHQGYVDGANAALDKLEEMRGSGDWGDVRSVKRSLAFNLSGHVNHTVFWQNMHPDGGGEPGGELADALDDHFGGYDQFKDDFSEASKGVEGSGWGMLVYDHIADKPMVAAAENHQNQHPQGATPLLVCDVWEHAYYLQYENNRGEYVNNFWDVVNWDDVEARYQQAKQADAIPKHTGSH; this is encoded by the coding sequence ATGGCTACTTACGAACTACCGGAACTACCGTACGATTACGACGCGCTGGAACCGGCCATCGACCAGCGAATCATGGAGCTTCACCACGACAAACACCACCAAGGGTACGTAGACGGCGCGAACGCCGCCCTCGACAAGTTAGAGGAGATGCGCGGGTCGGGCGACTGGGGCGACGTGCGGTCGGTCAAGCGGAGTCTCGCGTTCAACCTCTCGGGGCATGTCAACCACACCGTCTTCTGGCAGAACATGCACCCCGATGGCGGCGGGGAACCCGGCGGCGAGTTGGCCGACGCGCTCGACGACCACTTCGGCGGCTACGACCAGTTCAAAGACGACTTCTCGGAGGCCTCGAAGGGCGTCGAAGGCTCCGGATGGGGCATGCTGGTCTACGACCACATCGCCGACAAGCCGATGGTCGCGGCGGCCGAGAACCACCAGAATCAGCACCCGCAGGGAGCGACGCCCCTGCTGGTCTGTGACGTGTGGGAACACGCCTACTACCTCCAGTACGAGAACAACCGCGGGGAGTACGTGAACAACTTCTGGGACGTGGTGAACTGGGACGACGTAGAAGCACGCTACCAGCAAGCCAAGCAGGCCGACGCGATTCCGAAACACACCGGGTCGCACTGA
- a CDS encoding VOC family protein, producing the protein MSDPSEPPEMPEIRVDHIGIAVHEVADAEPLLDLLGAEKLVHEEDPTNSFRWAYYLLGDASRVELLEPVADDSSFLTDFLAENGPGMHHVTLEVADMDAAISALEAEDIRVVDRTDYDEWAEAFVSPRNPTGVLWQLMEYHESFSDGRPAPERLYIGGERLSE; encoded by the coding sequence ATGTCCGACCCATCTGAACCTCCCGAAATGCCCGAAATCCGCGTGGACCACATCGGCATCGCCGTCCACGAGGTCGCCGACGCCGAACCGCTGTTGGACCTCCTCGGGGCCGAAAAACTGGTCCACGAGGAGGACCCCACCAACTCGTTCCGGTGGGCGTACTACCTCCTCGGAGATGCGTCGAGAGTCGAACTCCTCGAACCCGTTGCCGACGACTCCTCGTTCCTCACCGACTTCCTCGCCGAGAACGGGCCGGGGATGCATCACGTCACCCTCGAAGTCGCCGACATGGACGCCGCGATTAGTGCGCTCGAAGCCGAGGACATCCGCGTGGTGGACCGGACCGACTACGACGAGTGGGCCGAGGCGTTCGTCTCGCCGCGGAATCCGACCGGGGTTCTCTGGCAGTTGATGGAGTACCACGAGTCGTTCTCTGACGGGCGGCCAGCGCCCGAACGGCTCTACATCGGCGGAGAGCGGTTGTCGGAATAG
- a CDS encoding quinone oxidoreductase family protein, with the protein MQRVEVTEFGDSSVLEVTDAEKPDPGPGQVRIEVEATGVNFADIMQRRGHYVGGPEPTYVPGMEAAGTIDAVGEGVDREEGQRVVAMTGQNAYAEYVLADADSLFEVPESMSFAEAAGFPVQFLTAHAVLHEWGELEAGERVLVHAAAGGVGTAAVQLASAADAEVFGTASTDAKLDLAERLGCDHPINYEDEDFREIIEDETGGEGVDLVLDGVGGETFARSLDALSHFGRVVAYGAASGEPGQVETTRLLFENKSVIGFHLGNALQRDPQRVLASVPELQEMLVAGDLEVVVGETFALEDAAEAHEAIENRETTGKVVLEP; encoded by the coding sequence ATGCAGAGAGTCGAAGTCACGGAGTTCGGCGACAGTAGCGTGCTAGAAGTCACAGACGCGGAGAAACCCGACCCCGGACCGGGCCAAGTCCGAATCGAGGTCGAGGCCACGGGGGTCAACTTCGCTGACATCATGCAACGCCGAGGACACTACGTCGGCGGCCCGGAACCGACCTACGTCCCCGGCATGGAGGCCGCGGGCACCATCGACGCTGTGGGCGAGGGCGTAGACCGCGAGGAGGGCCAACGCGTCGTGGCCATGACCGGCCAGAACGCCTACGCCGAGTACGTCCTCGCGGACGCCGACTCGCTGTTCGAGGTCCCCGAGTCGATGTCGTTCGCCGAGGCCGCCGGGTTCCCGGTCCAGTTCCTGACCGCCCACGCCGTCCTCCACGAGTGGGGCGAACTGGAAGCAGGCGAGCGCGTCCTCGTCCACGCCGCGGCGGGCGGGGTCGGCACCGCGGCAGTCCAACTGGCGAGCGCGGCGGACGCCGAGGTGTTCGGCACCGCCAGCACCGACGCGAAACTCGACCTCGCCGAGCGACTCGGGTGCGACCACCCCATCAACTACGAGGACGAGGACTTCCGCGAAATCATCGAGGACGAAACCGGCGGCGAGGGCGTCGATTTGGTCCTCGACGGCGTGGGCGGCGAGACGTTCGCCCGGAGCCTCGACGCCCTCTCGCACTTCGGGCGCGTGGTGGCCTACGGCGCGGCCAGCGGCGAACCCGGCCAAGTCGAGACCACGCGACTCCTGTTCGAGAACAAGTCGGTCATCGGGTTCCACCTCGGCAACGCGCTCCAGCGCGACCCCCAGCGCGTCCTCGCGTCGGTGCCCGAACTACAGGAGATGCTGGTCGCCGGCGACTTGGAAGTCGTCGTGGGCGAGACCTTCGCGCTGGAAGACGCCGCCGAGGCCCACGAGGCCATCGAGAACCGCGAGACGACCGGGAAGGTCGTGCTGGAACCCTGA
- a CDS encoding SDR family NAD(P)-dependent oxidoreductase translates to MTDHLDRFSVADRTAIVTGASSGIGRAIAEEFAADGANVVVCSREQENVDPVADEIEASDRDGSALAVECDVTDREAVEALVEATVSEFGSLDVLVNNAGASFMANFDDISPNGWQKILNINLGGTYNCTQAAAEHLKSGEDDETGGSVVNVASVAGQQGAPYMSHYGAAKAGVVNLTRTLAYEWAGDGVRVNCIAPGFVATPGLASQMGLSADEVDREEVERRVGTSDEIADVARFLASDASSFVVGETIAVAGVPDVLESPDV, encoded by the coding sequence ATGACCGACCACCTCGACCGGTTCTCCGTGGCGGACCGGACCGCCATCGTCACGGGCGCGAGTTCCGGCATCGGCCGCGCCATCGCCGAGGAGTTCGCGGCAGACGGCGCAAACGTCGTGGTCTGCTCCCGAGAACAGGAGAACGTGGACCCGGTGGCCGACGAGATAGAGGCAAGCGACCGGGACGGAAGCGCCCTCGCCGTGGAGTGCGACGTGACCGACCGCGAAGCAGTCGAGGCGCTCGTGGAGGCCACCGTCTCCGAGTTCGGCAGTCTCGACGTGCTGGTCAACAACGCCGGGGCCTCGTTCATGGCCAACTTCGACGACATCAGTCCCAACGGTTGGCAGAAGATTCTGAACATCAATCTCGGCGGGACCTACAACTGCACGCAGGCCGCCGCGGAGCATCTCAAATCCGGCGAGGACGACGAGACCGGCGGAAGCGTCGTCAACGTCGCCAGCGTGGCGGGCCAGCAGGGCGCGCCCTACATGAGCCACTACGGCGCGGCCAAGGCCGGGGTCGTCAACCTCACCCGGACGCTGGCCTACGAGTGGGCCGGGGATGGCGTGCGAGTCAACTGCATCGCGCCGGGGTTCGTCGCCACGCCGGGCCTCGCCAGCCAGATGGGCCTCTCGGCCGACGAGGTGGACCGCGAGGAGGTCGAGCGCCGGGTCGGCACCAGCGACGAGATAGCCGACGTGGCCCGATTCCTCGCCAGCGACGCCTCGTCGTTCGTCGTTGGTGAGACGATTGCCGTCGCGGGAGTGCCCGACGTGCTGGAGTCGCCCGACGTTTGA
- the sod gene encoding superoxide dismutase, translated as MSEQSNPELPPLPYDYDALEPHISEQVLTWHHDTHHQGYVNGLDSAEETLAENRESGDFGGTAGALGDVTHNGSGHYLHTLFWENMDPNGGGEPEGDLLDRIEEDFGSYEGWKGEFEAAASAAGGWALLVYDPVAKQLRNLAVDKHDQGALWGAHPILALDVWEHSYYYDYGPDRGDFVENFFEVVDWDHVADQYEKTVGNHE; from the coding sequence ATGTCCGAGCAATCTAACCCCGAACTGCCACCGCTTCCGTACGACTACGACGCACTCGAACCCCACATCAGCGAACAGGTGCTGACGTGGCATCACGACACCCACCATCAGGGCTACGTGAACGGTCTCGACAGCGCCGAGGAGACGCTGGCGGAGAACCGCGAGAGCGGTGACTTCGGCGGCACTGCGGGCGCGCTCGGCGACGTGACCCACAACGGCTCGGGTCACTACCTGCACACGCTCTTCTGGGAGAACATGGACCCCAACGGCGGCGGCGAGCCTGAGGGCGACCTCCTTGACCGCATCGAGGAGGACTTCGGTTCCTACGAGGGCTGGAAGGGCGAGTTCGAGGCCGCCGCGAGCGCCGCGGGTGGCTGGGCGCTTCTGGTCTACGACCCCGTCGCCAAGCAACTGCGCAACCTCGCCGTGGACAAGCACGACCAAGGTGCGCTCTGGGGTGCCCATCCCATTCTGGCGCTCGACGTCTGGGAGCACTCGTACTACTACGACTACGGACCGGACCGCGGCGACTTCGTAGAGAACTTCTTCGAGGTCGTCGATTGGGACCACGTCGCGGACCAGTACGAGAAGACGGTCGGCAACCACGAGTAA
- a CDS encoding DsbA family protein, with protein sequence MTKQTTRRALLAGTTAALSGLAGCSSITGSESPTDSNPTTAGSESAMGDSAMHPADGETGFGIDLSGNPVMGPSDAPVDVYYWTDFQCPFCKRFEQNTLPKLVENDVTDEKVRFTFLELPNIGEASRPAARMAKCVWRQVRESDPGAYLDWHTAVFDAQEKPNSGWAKTDNLLDITRNVGGVDADSVQSCLQSDRSWAESAVEDDVKAAQQSGITATPAFVLYNSDSDKAGKIVGAQPYDRFETAIEKVEDA encoded by the coding sequence ATGACGAAGCAGACGACTCGACGCGCCCTCCTCGCGGGAACGACCGCCGCCCTCTCCGGACTCGCTGGCTGTTCGTCCATCACGGGGTCAGAATCCCCGACCGACTCGAACCCGACGACGGCCGGGTCGGAGTCCGCGATGGGCGACTCGGCGATGCACCCTGCCGACGGCGAGACCGGATTCGGCATCGACCTGAGTGGAAATCCCGTGATGGGGCCGAGCGACGCCCCCGTGGACGTTTACTACTGGACCGACTTCCAGTGTCCGTTCTGCAAGCGATTCGAGCAGAACACCCTCCCGAAACTGGTCGAGAACGACGTCACCGACGAGAAAGTTCGGTTCACTTTCCTCGAACTGCCCAACATCGGCGAGGCGTCGCGGCCCGCCGCCCGGATGGCCAAGTGCGTCTGGCGACAGGTCCGAGAGAGCGACCCCGGCGCGTACCTCGACTGGCACACCGCGGTCTTCGACGCCCAAGAGAAACCGAACTCGGGGTGGGCGAAGACGGACAACCTGCTCGACATCACGAGAAACGTCGGGGGCGTCGATGCCGATTCGGTCCAGTCTTGCCTGCAATCCGACCGCTCGTGGGCCGAGTCGGCCGTCGAGGACGACGTGAAAGCGGCCCAACAGAGTGGCATCACGGCCACCCCCGCGTTCGTCCTCTACAACTCCGACTCCGACAAGGCGGGCAAAATCGTCGGCGCACAGCCCTACGACCGATTCGAGACCGCCATCGAGAAAGTCGAAGACGCATGA
- a CDS encoding DUF6663 family protein → MDDVSTYRVLATPAVGRLRLLDRDTYEPIVTADEGHDAAVEEVRPGYLVDADLDWSTSEPTVESLSVRRPTLYAFADEAEPVFDVAQETWSEARLAGDSMNSRVTRNTDNEVNGVLYVFGEDGTTFESFRDGERPVEPLVDRVNEQEGEAPREVFVLRPASKEFVIVTITLRKSGQFADTLRETYERPRPSEPLE, encoded by the coding sequence ATGGACGACGTTTCGACCTATCGCGTACTCGCCACTCCCGCTGTCGGACGGCTTCGACTGCTCGACCGCGACACCTACGAACCCATCGTCACCGCCGACGAGGGCCACGACGCCGCCGTCGAGGAGGTCCGGCCGGGCTACCTCGTGGACGCCGACCTCGATTGGTCCACCTCTGAGCCGACTGTCGAATCGCTCTCGGTGCGCAGACCGACGCTCTACGCCTTCGCCGACGAGGCCGAACCGGTCTTCGACGTGGCCCAAGAAACGTGGTCCGAGGCCCGCCTCGCGGGCGACTCGATGAACAGCCGCGTCACCCGCAACACCGACAACGAGGTCAACGGCGTCCTCTACGTCTTCGGCGAGGACGGCACCACCTTCGAGTCCTTCCGGGACGGCGAGCGCCCGGTCGAACCGCTGGTTGACCGGGTGAACGAGCAAGAGGGCGAGGCTCCTCGGGAGGTGTTCGTCCTCCGACCGGCGAGCAAGGAGTTCGTCATCGTCACGATAACGCTCCGGAAGAGCGGCCAGTTCGCCGATACGCTTCGGGAGACCTACGAGCGTCCTCGGCCCTCGGAACCGCTGGAATAG
- a CDS encoding TIGR04024 family LLM class F420-dependent oxidoreductase, whose protein sequence is MTDRTIHLPVAARPSIADIVSLAQQAENRGYRRAWLPETWGRDAPTVLSAIAERTDEIGIGPSILNVYSRSPALMGQTAATLQELSEGRLRVGLGPSGPAVIEGWHGQSFERPLRRTREYVEIVRQVLSGETVNYAGDIFTVGGFRLRSDPPEETVPIDAAGMGPKSVELAGRFADGWHALMLTPDGVRDRLEDLRRGAELGDRNPDDVQVTLSLTCAVSEDGQRARDLARQHLAFYVGAMGTFYREALSRQGYADTAEEVATAWGSGDQDAALAAIDDELLKDLGAVGTPEEARADLEKFEEIEGVDRVAVSFPRGAEQDELEATIDALAPDA, encoded by the coding sequence ATGACAGACCGCACCATCCACCTGCCGGTCGCCGCGAGACCGAGCATCGCGGACATCGTTTCGCTCGCACAGCAGGCCGAAAATCGGGGCTACCGCCGGGCGTGGCTCCCGGAGACGTGGGGGCGAGACGCCCCGACCGTCCTCTCGGCCATCGCCGAGCGCACCGACGAAATCGGCATCGGACCGTCGATTCTTAACGTCTACTCTCGGTCGCCCGCCCTGATGGGCCAGACCGCCGCGACTCTGCAGGAACTCTCGGAGGGCCGCCTCCGGGTCGGTCTCGGTCCCTCGGGTCCCGCCGTCATCGAGGGCTGGCACGGCCAGAGCTTCGAGCGACCCCTGCGTCGGACCCGCGAGTACGTCGAAATCGTCCGGCAGGTGCTGTCGGGCGAGACCGTCAACTACGCTGGCGACATCTTCACCGTCGGCGGATTCCGCCTGCGGTCGGACCCGCCCGAGGAGACCGTCCCCATCGACGCGGCAGGGATGGGTCCCAAGTCGGTCGAGTTGGCCGGGCGCTTCGCCGACGGGTGGCACGCCCTGATGTTGACCCCCGACGGGGTTCGGGACCGCCTCGAGGACCTCCGGCGCGGGGCCGAGTTGGGCGACCGAAATCCCGACGACGTGCAAGTCACGCTCTCGCTGACCTGCGCCGTCTCCGAGGACGGCCAGCGCGCCAGAGACCTCGCCCGCCAGCATCTGGCCTTCTACGTCGGCGCGATGGGGACCTTCTACCGCGAGGCCCTCTCCCGGCAGGGCTACGCCGACACCGCCGAGGAGGTCGCCACGGCGTGGGGTAGCGGCGACCAAGACGCCGCGCTCGCGGCCATCGACGACGAACTCCTGAAGGACCTCGGCGCGGTCGGGACCCCCGAGGAGGCCCGCGCCGACCTCGAAAAGTTCGAGGAAATCGAGGGCGTGGACCGCGTGGCGGTCTCGTTCCCCCGCGGTGCCGAACAGGACGAACTCGAAGCCACTATCGACGCGCTGGCACCTGACGCCTGA
- a CDS encoding putative sulfate/molybdate transporter — translation MEFPVRSLSERATTLSTGDVTGAVGDSVTVLPVVVAVSALTELRLPVLLLWFGTFQVVWGLRYGAPISVEPMKALAALVVAGSLSVGELAVAGTLAGAVLLACGATGVLGALAERIDAGVIRGVQLAVALLLAQTGLELGAGAPKTALAAGAVGGAVVALGYRRASALVVLAFGTLIAVGEVGAPTVALPAFGGIRRVSGFALTPDALSATGAQLAMTVGNAAVATSLLLSDLFDAEASPDELATSMGAMNLLAVPLGAFPMCHGSGGVAGKHAFGAETAGANLILGGLYATAALAAAEVVAAFPMAALGVVLVLVAVELGRASLDTDALGLTVGVGVLGAATNVGVAFAVGVAASVVMKQVQNKF, via the coding sequence ATGGAGTTCCCGGTCCGGAGCCTCTCGGAGCGAGCGACGACGCTCTCGACGGGTGACGTGACCGGTGCAGTCGGCGACTCGGTGACGGTCCTGCCGGTGGTGGTCGCGGTGTCGGCGCTGACCGAACTTCGGCTTCCGGTGCTTCTGCTCTGGTTCGGTACGTTTCAGGTGGTCTGGGGCCTGCGATACGGCGCGCCGATTTCGGTCGAACCGATGAAGGCGCTCGCGGCGCTGGTGGTCGCCGGGTCGCTGTCGGTGGGCGAACTCGCGGTTGCCGGGACGCTGGCCGGGGCGGTGTTGCTGGCCTGCGGAGCGACGGGGGTACTCGGGGCGCTGGCCGAGCGCATCGACGCCGGGGTGATTCGCGGGGTGCAGTTGGCCGTCGCGTTGCTCCTCGCACAGACCGGCCTCGAACTCGGCGCGGGCGCACCGAAGACGGCGCTCGCGGCCGGGGCGGTCGGCGGAGCGGTCGTCGCGCTGGGATACCGGAGAGCGAGCGCGCTGGTCGTGTTGGCGTTCGGGACGCTGATTGCGGTCGGCGAAGTCGGCGCACCGACTGTCGCGCTCCCGGCGTTCGGCGGGATTCGGCGCGTCTCGGGGTTCGCGCTGACGCCGGACGCGCTCTCGGCGACCGGGGCGCAGTTGGCGATGACCGTGGGCAACGCCGCGGTGGCGACCTCCCTGCTCCTCTCGGACCTGTTCGACGCCGAGGCCTCGCCCGACGAGTTGGCGACCAGCATGGGTGCGATGAACCTACTGGCGGTCCCGCTGGGTGCGTTCCCGATGTGTCACGGGAGCGGCGGCGTGGCGGGCAAGCACGCCTTCGGCGCGGAGACGGCGGGCGCGAATCTGATTCTGGGCGGTCTCTACGCGACAGCGGCGCTCGCCGCGGCGGAGGTGGTCGCGGCGTTTCCGATGGCGGCGCTCGGGGTGGTCCTCGTGCTGGTCGCGGTCGAGTTGGGCCGGGCAAGTCTCGATACCGACGCGCTCGGCCTGACGGTCGGCGTCGGCGTGCTGGGCGCGGCGACGAACGTCGGGGTCGCGTTTGCGGTCGGCGTCGCGGCGTCGGTGGTGATGAAGCAAGTCCAGAACAAATTTTAG
- a CDS encoding peroxiredoxin family protein has product MTLEDSDAPDFTLESTSGSEVTLSDTLESGPTIILVNRGHWCSFCAEQLATFSRVYEDLHFNEGVSVLPVVTSETPKLVEMRDRFDYDFQLLADPDGEVADQYSGTEETSHGVTGIAGTYVVDTDGQVRYEQVADDLTDRTYGNWVRYFVRNDFEDPFGE; this is encoded by the coding sequence GTGACACTCGAAGACTCCGACGCGCCCGATTTCACGCTCGAAAGCACCTCCGGCAGTGAGGTAACGCTTTCAGACACGCTCGAATCCGGTCCTACCATCATCCTCGTCAACCGAGGACACTGGTGTAGCTTCTGCGCCGAACAGTTGGCGACGTTCAGCAGAGTCTACGAGGACCTCCATTTCAACGAGGGCGTGAGCGTCCTCCCGGTCGTGACCAGCGAGACCCCGAAATTGGTCGAGATGCGCGACCGATTCGACTACGACTTCCAACTCCTCGCCGACCCCGACGGCGAAGTCGCCGACCAGTACAGCGGCACCGAGGAGACCAGCCACGGCGTCACGGGCATCGCGGGCACCTACGTCGTGGACACCGACGGGCAGGTCCGGTACGAGCAGGTCGCCGACGACCTGACCGACCGCACCTACGGCAACTGGGTCCGGTACTTCGTCCGCAACGACTTCGAGGACCCCTTCGGCGAGTAG
- a CDS encoding cryptochrome/photolyase family protein encodes MNIHWHRRDLRVSDNRALAEAAENGAVLPVFVLDPGVLDHAGSPRVAFLLGALESLREEYRELGGDLLVVRGDPREELPRIADEQEADAIYWNRDYSGLAAERDSEVRLALDDAGVSRAAYHDALCHEPGSIRTNKGEHYSVFTYFWKKWRDREKDDPFDAPDEGTVAAVDDRGEIPTLADLEFEDPEAEIPPAGTDEARRRLRDFCEDAIFRYAEDRDYPARGGTSRLSPHLKYGTIGIREVWQATEEAAERAEGDPSDYDEEGTEAASVREYQSQLAWREFYAHVLSARPDVVTRNYKSYENDIDWRDDPEALQAWKEGRTGYPIVDAAMRQLREEAYMHNRLRMVVASFLTKDLLLDWREGYDWFREKLVDHDTANDTGGWQWAASTGTDAQPYFRIFNPMTQGERYDSDCEFIKEYVPELADAYPEDVHGWHELAPEERERIAPDYPAPIVDHSERRDEAISMFERARGDD; translated from the coding sequence ATGAACATCCACTGGCACCGCCGGGACCTCCGGGTCTCGGACAACCGGGCGCTCGCCGAGGCCGCTGAGAACGGCGCGGTCCTCCCCGTGTTCGTCCTCGACCCCGGCGTTCTGGACCACGCCGGGTCGCCGCGAGTGGCCTTTCTCCTCGGCGCGCTCGAATCGCTCCGCGAGGAGTACCGCGAGTTGGGCGGCGACCTGCTAGTCGTTCGCGGCGACCCCCGCGAGGAGCTACCCCGAATCGCCGACGAGCAGGAGGCCGACGCCATCTACTGGAACCGCGACTACTCCGGTCTCGCGGCGGAGCGCGACAGCGAGGTCCGACTCGCGCTGGACGACGCCGGGGTTTCGCGGGCGGCCTACCACGACGCCCTCTGTCACGAACCGGGGTCGATTCGGACCAACAAGGGCGAACACTACTCGGTGTTCACCTACTTTTGGAAGAAGTGGCGCGACCGGGAGAAAGACGACCCCTTCGACGCGCCCGACGAAGGCACGGTGGCCGCGGTAGACGACCGCGGCGAGATTCCGACGCTCGCGGACCTCGAATTCGAGGACCCCGAGGCCGAGATTCCCCCGGCAGGGACCGACGAGGCCCGGCGTCGTCTCCGGGACTTCTGCGAGGACGCCATCTTCCGGTACGCCGAGGACCGCGACTACCCCGCCAGAGGAGGAACCTCTCGGCTCTCGCCCCACCTGAAGTACGGGACCATCGGCATCCGGGAGGTCTGGCAGGCCACCGAGGAGGCCGCGGAGCGCGCCGAGGGCGACCCGAGCGATTACGACGAGGAGGGCACCGAGGCCGCGTCGGTCCGGGAGTACCAGAGCCAACTCGCGTGGCGGGAGTTCTACGCCCACGTCCTCTCGGCCCGACCCGACGTGGTGACTCGTAACTACAAGTCCTACGAGAACGACATCGACTGGCGCGACGACCCCGAGGCCCTGCAAGCGTGGAAAGAGGGCCGAACCGGCTACCCCATCGTGGACGCCGCGATGCGCCAACTCCGGGAAGAAGCCTACATGCACAACCGCCTCCGGATGGTCGTGGCCTCCTTCCTGACGAAGGACCTCCTGCTGGACTGGCGCGAGGGCTACGACTGGTTCCGCGAAAAACTGGTGGACCACGACACCGCCAACGACACCGGAGGCTGGCAGTGGGCGGCCTCGACCGGCACCGACGCCCAGCCCTACTTCCGCATCTTCAACCCGATGACGCAGGGCGAACGATACGACTCGGACTGCGAGTTCATCAAAGAGTACGTGCCGGAACTCGCCGACGCCTACCCCGAGGACGTTCACGGGTGGCACGAACTCGCCCCCGAGGAGCGCGAGCGAATCGCGCCGGACTACCCCGCGCCAATCGTGGACCACAGCGAACGCAGAGACGAGGCCATCTCGATGTTCGAGCGAGCGAGAGGCGACGACTGA
- a CDS encoding S26 family signal peptidase, with the protein MSDDAPPEGLREWVTWLRRTDHTAIEFLRETASSALVVVLVGLVLFGASGIWPPMVAVESPSMEPHMERGDLVFVMEEHRLAPEFDTAETGVVTYRVGKSEEFRKSGDYGDVIIFRRDGAKGRTPVIHRARFWVNDSENWYDKANPRYLPGDSCTEIANCPAPNAGFVTLGDNNRYYDQVTGISRPVRPSWIRGTAEVKIPFLGHVRLAFQ; encoded by the coding sequence ATGAGCGACGACGCACCTCCCGAAGGGTTGCGAGAATGGGTCACGTGGCTTCGCCGGACTGACCACACCGCCATCGAGTTCCTCCGCGAGACGGCGAGTAGCGCGCTCGTCGTCGTCCTCGTCGGCCTCGTGCTGTTCGGTGCGAGCGGAATCTGGCCGCCGATGGTCGCAGTCGAGAGTCCGAGCATGGAACCCCACATGGAGCGGGGCGATTTGGTGTTCGTGATGGAGGAGCATCGACTCGCGCCCGAGTTCGACACCGCCGAGACGGGGGTCGTCACCTACCGAGTCGGGAAGTCCGAGGAGTTCCGGAAATCGGGCGACTACGGCGACGTAATCATCTTCCGGCGGGACGGCGCGAAGGGGCGGACGCCCGTCATCCACCGCGCGAGGTTCTGGGTCAACGATTCGGAGAACTGGTACGACAAGGCGAACCCGAGGTACCTCCCCGGCGACAGTTGCACCGAGATAGCCAACTGCCCGGCACCGAACGCCGGGTTCGTCACGCTGGGCGACAACAACCGGTACTACGACCAAGTGACCGGCATCAGTCGCCCGGTCCGGCCCTCGTGGATTCGCGGGACCGCCGAGGTCAAGATTCCGTTCCTCGGCCACGTCAGACTGGCTTTCCAGTAA
- a CDS encoding HalOD1 output domain-containing protein, translating into MNADESQLANEQDAENPVVTYDVNDGESITNAVVAAVSSASGTSATELRPLYSAVDPDALDSIFAPQSDGTPRVSGGTVAFEYGPHRVRVESDRTVLVF; encoded by the coding sequence ATGAATGCCGACGAGAGCCAACTGGCTAACGAGCAGGACGCAGAGAATCCCGTCGTGACCTACGACGTGAATGACGGCGAGTCGATTACCAACGCAGTCGTGGCCGCAGTCAGTTCGGCGTCGGGGACGAGCGCGACCGAGTTACGGCCGCTCTACTCGGCGGTGGACCCCGACGCGCTCGATAGCATCTTCGCGCCACAGTCCGATGGCACGCCGCGCGTCTCCGGGGGCACCGTCGCGTTCGAGTACGGACCGCACCGAGTCCGCGTCGAGAGCGACAGGACGGTCCTCGTCTTCTGA